One genomic window of Halovulum dunhuangense includes the following:
- a CDS encoding acetamidase/formamidase family protein: protein MCKACDYTIHGAQHHFGWDNTNVPAERVAPGSTILFHCHDSSAGQLGPSSTVETVKALDFGRINPVSGPIHVEGAKPGDALKITIDSFAPSGWGWTANIPGFGLLADQFTEAALTLWKYDPGTMEPALWGKSGRVPLKPFAGTIGNALAEPGHHSIVPPRRVGGNLDIRDLTAGVTLYLPVEVEGALFSVGDTHAAQGDGEVCGTAIESPMDVVLTLDLVKDAKLRTPRFTTPGPVTRHLDAQGYEVTTGIGPDLMQASRDAVSNMIDLLCAQHGMEAVDAYMLVSTCGDLRISEIVDMPNWVVSFYFPRCVFE, encoded by the coding sequence ATGTGCAAGGCGTGCGACTACACGATCCACGGCGCGCAGCACCATTTCGGCTGGGACAATACCAATGTCCCGGCCGAACGGGTGGCGCCCGGATCGACGATCCTTTTCCATTGCCATGACAGTTCGGCGGGCCAGCTTGGCCCGTCGTCCACCGTCGAAACGGTGAAGGCCCTCGATTTCGGCAGGATCAACCCGGTTTCGGGTCCGATCCATGTCGAAGGGGCGAAGCCGGGCGACGCGCTCAAGATCACCATCGACAGCTTCGCGCCCTCGGGCTGGGGCTGGACGGCGAACATCCCCGGTTTCGGGCTGCTCGCCGACCAGTTCACCGAGGCAGCGCTCACGCTGTGGAAATACGATCCCGGGACCATGGAGCCCGCGCTCTGGGGCAAGTCCGGCCGCGTGCCGCTCAAGCCCTTCGCGGGCACGATCGGCAACGCGCTGGCCGAGCCGGGGCATCACTCGATCGTGCCGCCGCGCCGGGTGGGCGGGAATCTGGACATCCGCGACCTGACGGCCGGGGTCACGCTTTACCTGCCGGTGGAAGTCGAGGGCGCATTGTTCAGCGTGGGCGACACCCACGCCGCGCAGGGCGACGGCGAGGTCTGCGGCACGGCCATCGAAAGCCCGATGGACGTGGTGCTGACCCTCGACCTGGTGAAGGACGCGAAGCTCAGGACGCCCCGCTTCACGACGCCGGGGCCGGTCACGCGCCATCTCGACGCGCAGGGCTACGAGGTGACGACCGGCATCGGGCCCGACCTGATGCAGGCCTCGAGGGACGCGGTGTCGAACATGATCGACCTGCTCTGCGCGCAGCACGGCATGGAGGCGGTGGATGCCTACATGCTGGTTTCCACCTGCGGCGACCTGCGGATATCGGAGATCGTGGACATGCCGAACTGGGTCGTGTCCTTCTACTTCCCGCGCTGCGTCTTCGAATGA